Proteins encoded by one window of Verrucomicrobiia bacterium:
- a CDS encoding TIGR00282 family metallophosphoesterase, with product MKILFIGDIVGEPGRRAVKQLVPGLRERHGLDVVIANGENSAGGSGITVGTAREIFEAGVDIITSGDHLWDQKEVTELLANEPRFVRPLNYPPGTPGQGSALLHRDGLPTVAVINVQGRTFMPDLENPFLAVRAEIERLRSLAPVIFVDMHAEATSEKIALARMLDGLVTAVVGTHTHVQTADEQIFPGGTAFLCDAGFTGPQESILGREIDPIIKRFLTGMPQRFGVAKDRIILHGAIIEAEASGKALGIQRLSVPI from the coding sequence GTGAAAATCCTTTTCATTGGCGACATCGTGGGCGAACCCGGCCGGCGCGCAGTCAAACAACTGGTGCCGGGGTTGCGGGAACGTCACGGGCTGGACGTGGTGATTGCCAATGGAGAAAATTCAGCCGGCGGTTCCGGCATCACCGTCGGCACGGCCAGGGAAATCTTTGAGGCGGGCGTGGACATCATCACGAGCGGAGACCATTTGTGGGACCAGAAGGAAGTCACCGAACTGCTCGCGAACGAGCCGCGTTTTGTCCGGCCGTTGAATTATCCGCCGGGCACGCCAGGGCAGGGGAGCGCCCTGCTCCATCGCGACGGTCTGCCAACCGTGGCGGTTATCAACGTCCAGGGACGCACCTTCATGCCCGACCTCGAAAATCCCTTTCTGGCCGTCCGGGCCGAGATCGAACGGCTGCGGTCGCTGGCGCCGGTCATTTTTGTGGATATGCATGCCGAGGCCACGTCGGAGAAAATAGCGCTCGCGCGCATGCTTGACGGCTTGGTGACGGCGGTCGTCGGCACGCATACGCACGTGCAAACTGCCGACGAACAAATTTTCCCCGGTGGCACCGCCTTCCTGTGCGATGCCGGCTTCACCGGCCCACAGGAAAGCATCCTGGGGCGCGAAATCGATCCGATCATCAAACGCTTCCTGACCGGCATGCCGCAACGCTTTGGCGTGGCCAAGGATCGGATCATCCTGCACGGCGCCATTATTGAAGCCGAAGCCAGCGGGAAAGCGCTCGG